A DNA window from Aspergillus nidulans FGSC A4 chromosome V contains the following coding sequences:
- a CDS encoding uncharacterized protein (transcript_id=CADANIAT00003824) translates to MSKIRAPKFVSEVIHRRADGYWIDKFYYHKDDKAPGLIVGAESHWIDLDEESECENEFSSSEAEAGGKCELFGLTHSETGPSMEWTSHEICQLNTPVPTASLDITGNGFNDLIVGYNFGPTMINSNPDGGDIIWLENPGNNPNAEWKQHFIGRWPTVHRLAVGYFTQRTFPEVIAAPSTPIPLIIFQKPDRKIVKEVKEWRKDIVDDGHFRVVHEIYAKSLDGPHGLDSLLVASMDGVARLYYEDGHWKREFIGQGEMKTRWQRENTFFPAAGNLWGAGTADAGRIGSDSFAYVAVSEPFHGPYVSLYTKNGRGQPGNPWKRHVLDVYGTPTQKRCWGDGPVHNIVCADIDGDGNDEFLVSMFGPVDRDSKGDTPDEDVTGVSPNKGIWCYKILDLDKGLVSKWHLPPGTSSARCIVGDFYGNGRADLASLSYHVKKYYREKDPVVTLYKNQLSFPSVSPQINGMIWGEEGMVYLPRPESLKHHLKKELMVVANYLIRVEVFPPKHKVHLKKQDGVKVIFGSLSEGQNVTRRPLGGAPFPAKESLKPRGIYDTVLKADERLGAIFLRLKEQNTPGPWKEAKDVPVKTIFDLSSQGIDFPELKFVKVEKLWWGGDFKDYDFYNMSGFHFCLQDNKQNLCHMQFWTAGPNVNAEYHDHHDNAFKELHTCLSQGTPGDDETKLGGMWAPEPSTCDSIIPSVEPLSLGNEAFPSPPKDVKHCGLKPLEEHGRIWHEDATGNAVYRKNDTVSYPRHQWAAGDGGENKCIDSLLRLRKELISFITDYIAVLSSVPPIQWAKLMSKATIVGHVDDPGGHYGWQGASMYILPLWKRQIFQRKWLSSSTGGNNLVHLR, encoded by the exons ATGTCCAAAATTCGCGCACCTAAATTTGTGTCGGAGGTGATTCATAGGCGAGCAGATGGCTATTGGATTGACAAGTTCTATTATCATAAAGACGACAAAGCCCCTGGATTAATTGT TGGAGCTGAATCTCATTGGATCGACCTGGACGAAGAGTCAGAGTGTGAAAATGAGTTTTCATCCTCAGAGGCTGAGGCAGGGGGTAAGTGCGAGCTGTTTGGACTTACCCATAGCGAAACTGGTCCATCCATGGAATGGACCTCCCACGAAATCTGCCAACTCAACACACCTGTCCCCACGGCCTCTCTGGACATTACTGGCAATGGCTTCAATGATTTGATCGTAGGCTATAATTTTGGTCCTACCATGATCAACTCCAATCCTGATGGTGGTGATATTATATGGCTGGAGAACCCGGGCAACAACCCCAACGCGGAGTGGAAGCAACATTTTATTGGGAGATGGCCAACGGTCCACCGCCTTGCAGTCGGTTACTTTACCCAAAGGACGTTCCCTGAGGTCATTGCCGCGCCG AGCACCCCTATCCCCTTGATTATCTTCCAGAAGCCGGATCGGAAGATAGTTAAAGAAGT AAAGGAGTGGAGGAAAGACATCGTGGATGATGGTCATTTCAGGGTAGTCCACGAGATCTACGCAAAAAG CTTGGATGGCCCGCATGGCCTTGACTCACTGCTCGTCGCATCGATGGACGGTGTTGCCCGTCTGTACTACGAGGACGGCCATTGGAAGCGAGAGTTCATCGGCCAAGGGGAAATGAAGACGCGTTGGCAAAGAGAAAATACCTTCTTTCCTGCAGCTGGTAACCTCTGGGGCGCTGGGACTGCAGACGCAGGGAGGATAGGGAGCGACTCGTTTGCCTATGTTGCTGTTAGCGAGCCATTCCACGGCCCATACGTCAGTCTCTATACCAAGAACGGCCGTGGGCAGCCGGGAAACCCATGGAAGCGCCATGTCTTGGACGTTTACGGAACACCTACCCAGAAGCGATGCTGGGGAGACGGACCTGTCCATAATATTGTGTGTGCAGATATTGATG GTGACGGCAATGACGAGTTTCTGGTGTCTATGTTCGGACCGGTGGATCGTGATTCTAAAGGCGACACTCCC GATGAGGATGTGACGGGGGTATCTCCAAATAAG GGAATCTGGTGCTATAAGATACTTGATCTTGATAAAGGCCTTGTTTCTAAATGGCACCTGCCACCTGGAACATCATCGGCTCGATGTATTGTCGGCGACTTCTATGGAAACGGAAGGGCCGATTTAGCCTCGCTAAGCTACCATGTAAAAAAGTACTACCGAGAAAAGGACCCAGTTGTCACTCTATACAAAAACCAACTCAGCTTCCCGTCCGTCTCTCCACAGATCAATGGAATGATTtggggagaggaagggatgGTTTACTTGCCTCGACCTGAGAGTCTCAAGCATCACTTGAAGAAAGAACTGATGGTCGTGGCAAATTACTTAATCCGGGTTGAGGTGTTTCCTCCTAAGCACAAGGTGCACCTCAAGAAACAAGATGGCGTTAAGGTAATATTCGGATCTTTAAGTGAGGGACAAAATGTGACCCGTCGGCCTCTTGGAGGGGCGCCGTTCCCAGCAAAGGAGTCGCTGAAGCCCCGTGGTATATATGACACTGTGCTAAAAGCGGATGAACGGTTGGGGGCAATCTTTCTTCGCTTAAAAGAACAGAATACCCCCGGCCCatggaaagaagcaaaagatGTACCAGTTAAGACCATTTTCGATCTCTCGAGTCAGGGTATTGACTTCCCTGAGCTCAAGTTCGTCAAGGTCGAAAAGCTATGGTGGGGCGGTGACTTCAAGGACTATGACTTCTATAATATGAGCGGGTTTCATTTCTGCCTGCAGGATAATAAGCAAAACCTCTGCCATATGCAGTTCTGGACAGCAG GGCCGAATGTGAATGCCGAATACCATGATCATCATGATAACGCCTTCAAAGAGCTCCATACCTGTCTCTCCCAGGGTACCCCCGGCGACGACGAAACAAAGCTTGGTGGTATGTGGGCACCAGAACCCTCAACCTGTGACTCCATCATCCCATCCGTGGAGCCATTGTCGCTTGGGAATGAAGCATTCCCGTCTCCACCAAAAGATGTGAAGCATTGTGGCTTGAAACCGTTGGAGGAGCATGGCCGAATATGGCATGAAGATGCTACCGGAAACGCCGTCTACCGAAAGAACGATACGGTCTCTTACCCCCGCCATCAGTGGGCAGCTGGCGACGGAGGCGAGAACAAATGCATCGAT TCCCTTCTTAGGCTTAGGAAGGAGTTAATAAGTTTCATAACTGACTATATT GCCGTTCTCAGTTCCGTGCCGC CTATTCAATGGGCAAAGCTGATGTCGAAAGCAACTATTGTCGGTCATGTTGATGACCCCGGGGGACATTATGGCTGGCAAGGGGCTTCCATGTACATCCTCCCGCTGTGGAAGCGGCAGATCTTTCAACGAAAGTGGTTAAGTAGTTCGACTGGCGGTAACAATCTAGTACACCTCAGGTAG
- a CDS encoding Zn(II)2Cys6 transcription factor (transcript_id=CADANIAT00003825), with translation MTTASQSIRGCFQCTRRRIVCDKGEPICRKCQKKGIECSGLGRFRFYSGSSIRGLSQGDPVPVTLPEQFQRPQRDSAGKQVPLNIRWKSDQPSKKTRRKRSIPAAGTTAERSLEHSQQGQIVIDERHSGVHDNISSPALDVSLATPMFDASWGIPDIGADEDGFVKKASCSDEVAQASISSTIAPWIPPLNPQTRMFLSHFADEVAPNMVVLDKISNGYREILLPLAFHDELLLQSVCAVAAQHLSLRHASFRRIAESSRAAIISRLRRDAFQEPTERLFSAFTWATLIVLLVGETITASPEYTHLLQMLFCMAGNTSTMAMSPVNQFLTQQTHMFQFLGQPFLGENQGLDMFRRPLNLFLDWTYYDLPPESTYTQSLGFIRESFIKASQIYIGRATNDEDQWMHLEALKQLVSCIHPDEQGSHALVWVCFIGAADSTTLDHRQFFTSRMESVFRKTGFQNVAAAIRSLPAIWSQKDSGRWTSSLIRTIPALIM, from the exons ATGACCACTGCTAGCCAGTCTATTCGAG GTTGTTTCCAATGCACCAGACGACGCATCGTTTGCGACAAGGGTGAGCCCATATGTCGCAAATGCCAGAAAAAGGGAATCGAATGCTCAGGACTCGGGAGGTTTCGATTCTACTCGGGCAGCTCCATACGGGGATTATCGCAGGGAGATCCAGTCCCCGTGACGCTACCAGAGCAATTCCAAAGGCCGCAGCGCGATAGCGCCGGGAAGCAAGTGCCTCTCAATATTCGCTGGAAATCAGATCAGCCGTCAAAAAAGACAAGACGGAAAAGATCTATACCCGCTGCAGGGACGACGGCTGAGCGAAGTTTGGAACATTCCCAGCAGGGCCAGATCGTTATAGACGAACGTCATTCTGGCGTACACGATAACATTTCAAGCCCTGCACTTGATGTCTCGCTAGCGACTCCCATGTTCGATGCGTCCTGGGGAATTCCAGACATAGGGGCCGACGAGGATGGCTTTGTCAAGAAAGCCAGCTGTAGCGACGAAGTTGCTCAGGCCTCTATCTCGAGCACCATAGCGCCTTGGATTCCTCCCCTGAACCCTCAAACTCGGATGTTTCTTTCTCACT TTGCCGATGAAGTTGCTCCCAACATGGTCGTCCTAGACAAGATCTCGAATGGGTATCGCGAGATTCTCCTACCGTTAGCCTTTCATGACGAACTATTATTGCAATCAGTGTGCGCAGTAGCGGCACAGCACCTATCCCTCCGACATGCCAGCTTCAGGCGGATCGCAGAGTCTAGCCGTGCGGCCATCATATCGCGGCTCCGACGTGACGCCTTCCAAGAGCCAACTGAACGTCTGTTTAGTGCCTTCACATGGGCTACCTTGATTGTATTGTTAGTCGGCGAGACCATTACTGCCAGTCCCGAGTACACACACTTGCTCCAGATGTTGTTCTGCATGGCAGGGAATACATCGACTATGGCAATGAGTCCTGTCAACCAATTTCTAACCCAGCAAACGCACAT GTTTCAATTTCTCGGGCAGCCGTTCTTGGGCGAAAATCAGGGATTGGATATGTTTCGTCGCCCCCTGAATCTCTTTCTCGACTGGACATACTACGATCTCCCTCCGGAATCTACATATACACAGTCTCTTGGATTTATACGAGAATCCTTCATCAAAGCTTCTCAAATATACATTGGACGGGCAACTAACGACGAAGATCAATGGATGCACCTTGAGGCGCTAAAACAGCTTGTATCCTGCATCCATCCGGACGAGCAGGGTTCTCACGCCCTTGTCTGGGTGTGTTTCATAGGGGCTGCAGATAGCACGACCCTCGATCACCGGCAGTTTTTCACCAGCCGCATGGAGAGCGTGTTCCGTAAGACGGGATTTCAAAACGTCGCTGCCGCTATACGGTCATTACCGGCAATTTGGTCACAGAAGGACTCCGGTCGGTGGACATCTAGCCTTATCCGCACAATTCCGGCTTTGATTATGTGA
- a CDS encoding uncharacterized protein (transcript_id=CADANIAT00003826), whose protein sequence is MYSTPTRHLFFFASVTDRYGPPSVNKHLAAVFFPIPHICIVHIALSYYCICLENVRRLFPVTTDVISVGVTGRISNFSGRLIPPGVALLHGSLASPVDARASFGVGDDYQQSASILANTPPPADLTDIHNAGYDEDFQAGVSDDEDEPPAAAPPLPISVGNTSVYRGYRSQLHRMRPLNIGRMDLECPDCHGLHWKAERDKGTSIAAPKFGKCCGGGNNFIPPVEVPTFLQRLFNGSDHDNGRHFRQNARLYNCAFSMTSFNAGEDPRLKGQHGPFQIQGQLVHFLGPLLPDADRPPAFAQLWIYDRLTDAARDRNRALATAVRCTRFSDLRPGIVGELTEWFELHNRFSQQFMSATEQLFANEARGTPAELLLGPGINLVAVEGTDKRRYNLPREGEQVAALLIDPTVNDLDHGTFREVILQLRHPVNGSGLKRIDPSHAGYLPMQYPLFFPYGDDGWHWGCRRLDGLRLSARMYHAYRVHIRRREFSPWHYGGRLWQQYLVDAWGTIEQAKLEWIRHNQTTIRAELYSGLTDALAAADGDVLVANNTGQRVILPSNVVGTPRYMQQLFQDAMAICQFYGPPSLFITFTANPAWDEVTRELRPGETWEDRPDIVSRVFNILRAEMVDELCKKKLFGVAPGRFFTIEYQKRGLPHMHLVLFLEERERFLDAAHIDEMVSAELPDPREDLELYKLVKKHMIHAPCGPVYNSRAPCCDKHSDSNMIYCTKRFPKAEQYETQPIEEGYPLYRRRADPRGAYRIKAKNNDMVRIDNTWVVPYNPYLLKRFRSHINVEVCRGVDVIKYITKYIYKGPDRASMRSKVADEVDLYLDARYVGASEAVWRLLRFPLHQEWPPVTALHVHEPARHLVYYNSNAGMRELEDCIDGGKSMLMGFFEYNAHAANPANAALALNRYLYAKMPQFFTWDKADRIWRPRTRNRFAIGLCVGPVSFEDLRTHDGILYPTFKAACNARGLLKDDREWHHAFEESVGSAIGAQLRTLFVVALTSGTLNDPPCLWEEFKCRICSDLEHYEIRRMDNPPDIEDRHIDYGLFIIARMLAEHGERETLDRYGLPLWTAAWGRLEPQTDVLVPFIPPVDLARRVDALIPSLNIDQRRHFDTVSAAMADRSGECFYLQGAGGTAQGKTVLCIASSGIASLLLPYGRTSHSTFGIPLALHEESTCAVTLRSTRARVLAGVDLIIWDEAPMQHRHAFEAVDRLLQDILKVKQLFGGISVLTGGDWQQCLPVVPKAPRAGIISATLRRSYIWPRLRAILRLTQNMRLPSVGINRLFSQLLARMSVDNTMHGTLELPDYVMDSASMSVEELCERVFPAADMTHCHTADFQASDPDFFAGRAILSMRNSALVEFNDRITDSMRSQESMRYSADEALTDNVAEGVEEITHEFLQSVDLPGLPPARLRLKVGMPIMLLRNLRATEGLCNGTRMQIVELCRYTIRARILTGDFRGSVHLIPRITLYSKPGDLHYVLSRTQFPVRPCFAITTNKSQGQSLQQVGVDLRVPAFSHGQLYVAMSRVTDVRRLSVLLPPGVRTTNNVVYPEVLQDIASLDDVPDWDDGMVTDEAA, encoded by the exons ATGTATTCTACACCCACCCGTCActtattcttcttcgcgtcCGTTACGGACCGCTACGGGCCGCCTTCTGTCAATAAACACCTCGCTGCCGTGTTCTTCCCAATTCCACATATCTGTATAGTTCATATTGCACTCTCCTACTATTGCATATGCCTAGAAAACGTTCGGCGCCTGTTTCCGGTCACCACCGATGTAATATCTGTCGGCGTGACTGGCCGGATTTCGAATTTTTCAGGCCGCTTGATCCCCCCGGGCGTGGCTCTCCTCCATGGAAGTCTTGCTTCACCTGTTGACGCCAGAGCCAGCTTCGGCGTG GGTGATGATTACCAGCAGTCTGCTTCAATCCTTGCAAACACTCCACCTCCGGCGGACCTAACAGATATACATAATGCCGGTTATGATGAGGATTTTCAAGCCGGTGTCtcggatgatgaggatgagccACCCGCTGCAGCCCCCCCTCTGCCGATTTCTGTTGGGAACACGTCCGTTTACCGGGGCTACCGGTCTCAGCTTCACCGTATGAGGCCGCTGAATATAGGCCGGATGGACCTAGAGTGCCCTGATTGTCATGGGCTACATTGGAAGGCTGAACGGGATAAAGGGACGTCCATTGCTGCCCCGAAATTTGGCAAGTGTTGCGGCGGGGGAAACAATTTTATTCCACCCGTTGAGGTGCCTACGTTCCTACAACGGCTGTTCAACGGCAGTGATCATGATAATGGAAGGCATTTCCGCCAGAATGCCCGCCTGTACAACTGTGCATTCAGCATGACAAGTTTCAATGCAGGTGAGGATCCTCGGTTGAAGGGCCAGCACGGCCCGTTTCAGATACAGGGCCAGTTAGTACACTTCCTTGGCCCCCTGCTGCCGGATGCAGACAGGCCTCCTGCCTTTGCTCAACTATGGATATACGATCGTTTGACGGATGCGGCGCGGGATAGAAACCGCGCATTGGCAACTGCTGTCCGTTGCACGCGTTTTTCGGACCTAAGACCAGGTATTGTTGGTGAGCTAACAGAGTGGTTTGAGCTGCATAATCGTTTTTCCCAGCAGTTTATGTCCGCTACGGAGCAGCTATTTGCCAACGAGGCCCGGGGCACGCCTGCTGAGTTGTTGCTTGGACCTGGAATTAATTTGGTGGCCGTAGAAGGTACAGATAAGCGCCGCTATAATCTGCCGCGGGAGGGAGAGCAGGTGGCTGCACTGCTGATTGATCCAACCGTAAATGATCTGGACCATGGCACGTTTCGCGAAGTCATCTTGCAGTTGCGCCACCCAGTTAATGGCAGCGGGTTAAAGCGCATTGATCCAAGCCATGCTGGCTATCTGCCAATGCAATACCCGCTGTTCTTTCCATATGGAGATGATGGATGGCACTGGGGCTGCCGCCGTCTTGACGGGTTACGACTATCGGCCCGTATGTATCATGCCTACCGGGTCCATATCCGCCGCCGTGAGTTCAGCCCCTGGCATTACGGGGGCCGGCTCTGGCAGCAATACTTGGTTGATGCGTGGGGTACAATTGAGCAGGCCAAATTAGAATGGATCCGGCATAACCAGACCACCATCCGCGCAGAGCTGTATTCCGGTTTGACGGAtgctcttgctgctgccgacGGTGATGTTTTGGTTGCAAATAACACTGGCCAGCGGGTTATCTTGCCCTCTAATGTGGTTGGCACGCCCCGGTATATGCAGCAGCTGTTCCAGGATGCAATGGCAATCTGCCAGTTCTATGGTCCACCATCTCTATTTATCACATTCACTGCCAATCCGGCGTGGGATGAGGTCACCCGAGAACTACGGCCCGGCGAGACGTGGGAGGATCGGCCGGATATAGTGTCGCGTGTTTTCAATATTTTGCGGGCCGAAATGGTTGATGAGCTCTGCAAAAAGAAATTATTTGGAGTCGCGCCAGGCCGTTTCTTTACTATTGAGTACCAGAAACGTGGCTTGCCCCATATGCACTTGGTTCTCTTTCTAGAGGAGCGCGAGCGCTTTCTAGATGCAGCTCATATTGATGAGATGGTCTCTGCTGAGTTGCCAGACCCGCGAGAGGATCTGGAATTATATAAGTTGGTAAAGAAGCACATGATCCACGCGCCTTGCGGACCGGTATACAATTCGAGAGCCCCCTGTTGTGATAAACACTCTGATTCGAACATGATCTATTGCACGAAACGGTTCCCCAAGGCTGAGCAGTATGAGACCCAACCTATCGAGGAGGGCTATCCCCTATATCGTCGACGGGCGGATCCAAGGGGCGCATACCGGATCAAAGCCAAGAACAATGATATGGTCCGCATCGACAACACGTGGGTTGTGCCTTACAACCCGTATCTGCTCAAGCGCTTCCGTTCTCACATCAATGTGGAGGTCTGCCGGGGTGTTGACGTGATTAAATATATCACTAAATATATCTACAAGGGTCCGGACCGCGCGTCGATGAGATCGAAGGTTGCGGACGAGGTTGATCTCTATCTAGATGCCCGTTATGTCGGCGCATCCGAAGCTGTATGGCGCCTGCTCCGCTTCCCACTACACCAGGAGTGGCCACCTGTAACCGCGCTGCATGTCCATGAGCCGGCCCGTCATTTAGTCTACTACAACAGCAATGCTGGAATGAGAGAGTTGGAGGACTGTATAGATGGCGGAAAGTCAATGTTAATGGGATTCTTTGAATACAATGCCCATGCTGCTAATCCGGCAAATGCCGCGCTGGCATTGAATCGCTACCTGTACGCGAAGATGCCTCAGTTCTTTACTTGGGATAAAGCGGACCGGATTTGGCGTCCGCGAACCCGAAATCGATTTGCCATTGGCC TCTGCGTGGGACCTGTATCATTCGAAGATCTGCGGACGCATGATGGCATTCTCTATCCCACTTTCAAGGCCGCTTGCAATGCTCGCGGGCTGTTAAAGGATGACCGCGAGTGGCATCATGCCTTTGAAGAGTCCGTTGGATCCGCTATCGGCGCGCAGTTACGGACATTGTTCGTGGTGGCTCTGACCAGCGGTACATTGAATGACCCGCCATGCCTGTGGGAGGAGTTTAAGTGCCGGATTTGCAGCGATTTGGAGCACTATGAGATCCGACGGATGGATAATCCGCCTGATATTGAGGACCGTCATATTGATTACGGCCTCTTCATAATCGCGCGTATGTTGGCGGAGCATGGCGAACGAGAGACGCTGGATAGGTATGGATTGCCTCTATGGACGGCCGCATGGGGCCGTCTGGAGCCGCAAACGGACGTGTTGGTGCCTTTTATTCCTCCAGTAGATCTGGCTCGGCGGGTGGATGCTCTGATTCCCTCCCTTAATATTGATCAGCGCCGTCATTTTGATACAGTGTCAGCGGCTATGGCTGACCGGTCCGGTGAATGTTTCTATTTGCAGGGCGCCGGGGGAACAG CCCAGGGCAAGACAGTCCTCTGTATTGCCTCATCCGGTATTGCTTCGCTGCTGCTCCCTTACGGACGAACATCCCATTCTACTTTTGGCATCCCGCTGGCTCTGCATGAGGAATCAACCTGCGCTGTAACCCTCCGCAGCACGCGAGCACGTGTGTTAGCGGGTGTGGACCTTATAATCTGGGATGAGGCCCCTATGCAACATCGACATGcttttgaggctgttgatCGTCTCCTGCAGGATATCCTTAAGGTTAAACAGCTATTTGGAGGCATATCTGTCCTTACAGGTGGTGATTGGCAGCAGTGTCTTCCTGTTGTGCCTAAGGCACCTCGCGCCGGCATTATATCCGCCACCCTGCGCAGATCCTATATCTGGCCAAGGTTACGGGCTATTTTACGGCTCACCCAGAATATGCGTCTCCCGTCAGTTGGCATTAATCGCCTATTCTCCCAGTTACTCGCTCGCATGTCTGTTGATAATACAATGCATGGTACTTTGGAGCTGCCGGACTATGTAATGGATAGCGCGTCCATGTCCGTTGAGGAACTCTGCGAGCGGGTCTTTCCGGCAGCAGATATGACCCATTGTCACACTGCCGACTTTCAGGCGTCTGACCCGGACTTTTTTGCGGGCCGTGCAATACTCTCAATGCGAAACTCTGCCTTGGTTGAGTTCAATGACCGTATTACGGACTCCATGCGCAGTCAGGAGTCTATGCGGTATTCCGCTGACGAGGCCTTAACGGACAACGTTGCTGAAGGGGTGGAGGAAATCACCCATGAGTTCCTGCAATCTGTGGATCTGCCAGGTCTTCCCCCAGCAAGATTACGATTGAAGGTTGGTATGCCAATCATGTTGCTGCGGAATTTACGGGCTACAGAGGGTCTTTGCAATGGTACGCGGATGCAGATTGTGGAGTTATGCCGCTATACAATCCGCGCGCGCATCTTGACGGGTGACTTCAGAGGCTCAGTGCATCTCATCCCCCGGATTACCCTGTATTCAAAGCCTGGCGATCTGCATTATGTGCTGTCACGAACACAGTTTCCGGTCCGTCCATGCTTTGCAATCACCACAAATAAGTCTCAGGGTCAGTCTTTGCAGCAGGTAGGTGTGGATTTGCGGGTCCCTGCTTTCTCCCATGGTCAGTTATATGTGGCAATGTCGCGGGTTACAGATGTGCGGCGACTTAGCGTCTTGCTGCCGCCAGGTGTTCGGACCACTAATAATGTTGTTTACCCCGAGGTCTTGCAGGATATTGCAAGCTTGGATGACGTGCCAGATTGGGATGATGGTATGGTTACGGACGAGGCAGCCTAA
- a CDS encoding DUF3716 domain-containing protein (transcript_id=CADANIAT00003827) has product MSSTTSSSSSTAEIPPAALVAEWHRAAKYPKPSAAQAALLAMPAVREPQIRQKHIRDGKTFSYVRNSNSEALLGQMVGSHSPKPCTHCHIKESGPFEGCIVVAGRFQGACANCHFGSEGKRCDFHIKNLATTTPKHARKRAAALAALVAGEEEEEDEEAEEEEEDEEEEENARCCKGKAPATSARKGVHFASHDTREHADRVPRRAQRLHTMLAVAARQASAAAAAQEALAQTLLLVAAEYADDDGFQGFGGEEEEEGEGGGDEDESELSSLDEEILTLGRS; this is encoded by the exons AtgtcctccaccacatcctcttcttcatccacggcCGAAATCCCGCCTGCAGCGCTGGTCGCCGAGTGGCACCGGGCCGCCAAATATCCTAAACCATCCGCTGCCCAGGCAGCCCTGCTCGCCATGCCGGCTGTCCGCGAGCCTCAGATTCGGCAAAAGCACATTAGGGACGGCAAAACCTTCAGTTACGTCCGTAACAGCAATTCTGAGGCCCTTCTGGGGCAGATGGTTGGTTCTCATTCGCCCAAGCCATGCACCCACTGCCACATTAAGGAAAGCGGACCGTTTGAAGGTTGTATAGTGGTAGCTGGGCGATTCCAGGGGGCTTGTGCTAACTGCCACTTTGGCAGTGAGGGCAAGCGGTGTGACTTTCACA TCAAAAATCTTGCAACTACTACCCCCAAGCACGCCCGCAAGCGTGCTGCCGCCCTTGctgcgcttgttgctggagaggaagaagaggaagatgaggaggcggaggaggaggaggaggatgaagaggaggaagagaatgcccgctgctgcaaaggcAAAGCCCCGGCCACCTCTGCCCGCAAGGGGGTTCATTTTGCCAGTCATGACACCCGTGAACATGCAGATAGGGTCCCGCGCCGCGCCCAGCGCTTACACACCATGCTGGCCGTGGCGGCCCGACAGgcatctgccgccgctgctgcccaggaagctctcgcccAGACGCTGCTCCTGGTAGCCGCCGAGTacgccgatgatgatggttTCCAGGGGTttggtggagaggaagaggaggaaggagagggaggaggagatgaagatgagtctgAGCTCTCCTCactggatgaggagattctgactcttgGCAGGTCATAA